The Phacochoerus africanus isolate WHEZ1 chromosome 15, ROS_Pafr_v1, whole genome shotgun sequence genome has a segment encoding these proteins:
- the SPIN1 gene encoding spindlin-1 isoform X1 yields MKTPFGKTPGQRSRADAGHAGVSASMMKKRTSHKKHRSSVGPSKPVSQPRRNIVGCRIQHGWKEGNGPVTQWKGTVLDQVPVNPSLYLIKYDGFDCVYGLELNKDERVSALEVLPDRVATSRISDAHLADTMIGKAVEHMFETEDGSKDEWRGMVLARAPIMNTWFYITYEKDPVLYMYQLLDDYKEGDLRIMPDSNDSPPAEREPGEVVDSLVGKQVEYAKEDGSKRTGMVIHQVEAKPSVYFIKFDDDFHIYVYDLVKTS; encoded by the exons GCCATGCTGGTGTATCTGCAAGCATGATGAAGAAGCGGACATCCCACAA AAAACATCGGAGCAGTGTGGGGCCGAGCAAACCTGTTTCCCAGCCCCGGCGGAACATCGTAGGCTGCAGGATTCAGCATGGGTGGAAAGAGGGGAATGGCCCTGTCACCCAGTGGAAAGGAACCGTGCTGGACCAGGTGCCTGTAAATCCTTCTTTGTATCTTATAAAATACGATGGATTTGACTGTGTTTATGGACTAGAACTTAATAAAGATGAAAGAGTTTCTGCGCTTGAAGTCCTCCCTGATAGAGTTG CAACATCTCGAATCAGTGACGCACACCTAGCAGACACAATGATTGGCAAGGCAGTGGAGCACATGTTTGAGACCGAGGATGGCTCTAAAGACGAGTGGAGGGGAATGGTCTTGGCGCGCGCTCCCATCATGAACACGTGGTTTTACATCACCTATGAAAAAGATCCTGTCCTATACATGTACCAGCTCTTAGATGATTATAAAGAAGGCGATCTTCGCATCATGCCTGATTCTA ATGATTCACCTCCAGCAGAAAGGGAACCAGGAGAAGTTGTGGACAGCCTGGTAGGCAAACAAGTGGAATATGCCAAAGAAGATGGCTCTAAAAGGACTGGCATGGTCATTCATCAAGTAGAAGCCAAACCATCTGTCTATTTCATCAAGTTTGATGATGATTTCCATATTTATGTCTACGATTTGGTGAAAACATCCTAG
- the SPIN1 gene encoding spindlin-1 isoform X2 translates to MMKKRTSHKKHRSSVGPSKPVSQPRRNIVGCRIQHGWKEGNGPVTQWKGTVLDQVPVNPSLYLIKYDGFDCVYGLELNKDERVSALEVLPDRVATSRISDAHLADTMIGKAVEHMFETEDGSKDEWRGMVLARAPIMNTWFYITYEKDPVLYMYQLLDDYKEGDLRIMPDSNDSPPAEREPGEVVDSLVGKQVEYAKEDGSKRTGMVIHQVEAKPSVYFIKFDDDFHIYVYDLVKTS, encoded by the exons ATGATGAAGAAGCGGACATCCCACAA AAAACATCGGAGCAGTGTGGGGCCGAGCAAACCTGTTTCCCAGCCCCGGCGGAACATCGTAGGCTGCAGGATTCAGCATGGGTGGAAAGAGGGGAATGGCCCTGTCACCCAGTGGAAAGGAACCGTGCTGGACCAGGTGCCTGTAAATCCTTCTTTGTATCTTATAAAATACGATGGATTTGACTGTGTTTATGGACTAGAACTTAATAAAGATGAAAGAGTTTCTGCGCTTGAAGTCCTCCCTGATAGAGTTG CAACATCTCGAATCAGTGACGCACACCTAGCAGACACAATGATTGGCAAGGCAGTGGAGCACATGTTTGAGACCGAGGATGGCTCTAAAGACGAGTGGAGGGGAATGGTCTTGGCGCGCGCTCCCATCATGAACACGTGGTTTTACATCACCTATGAAAAAGATCCTGTCCTATACATGTACCAGCTCTTAGATGATTATAAAGAAGGCGATCTTCGCATCATGCCTGATTCTA ATGATTCACCTCCAGCAGAAAGGGAACCAGGAGAAGTTGTGGACAGCCTGGTAGGCAAACAAGTGGAATATGCCAAAGAAGATGGCTCTAAAAGGACTGGCATGGTCATTCATCAAGTAGAAGCCAAACCATCTGTCTATTTCATCAAGTTTGATGATGATTTCCATATTTATGTCTACGATTTGGTGAAAACATCCTAG